In Phormidium yuhuli AB48, one genomic interval encodes:
- the cas10 gene encoding type III-B CRISPR-associated protein Cas10/Cmr2, producing the protein MSLSTIKTDLKLALTWCLAWGEEQHPKYHRHLLDTFIQSNGEEIPVELQDIVQQVEQLQAIPSDAEPETLIAVQELVGDIWNQTTPIGLVYGGATKIKQYVFDSANLMEIRGASAILDRINLIDIPAFFGKQNPNNDLEDYRSPHNWLKQHDPELADALIPQLIIYSTGGNVLAFCPAAYTHRLADAIEKRYTQETLTANSCAVGETFRLLEIRFGLFQDNLDATPWFDWYRDNASNPLVEAYFGKATPNQQRENFFNSKSFNELTRKLAIRFNQRRSGNDTPSRDTTRRYPPHFETHPYLMRDDNNRISTLDTIGKLPSQPKFSEPLARKYLMGQQTKVERNNHPDWYHNLGLDWNPGYVASWVEKFTQYLNHESRQQRYYQNCPNSSVTETRNVEEIANASDGFLSFIYADGNNMGGYIQKIKTPEEYSQFSEHIFEATEKSVYYALANRLHPHQLKNLKKQDNQDRNGNWVHPFEIITIGGDDVMILVPANQALQIAQDIGEKFEEILEQTGQYRIPDAVKPSANPHRDRRQLSSFRNSQLSTSIGVLTTKYDTPIYYANRLVNQLLKSAKKYAKSLKKDKGYLGGTIDILTLKSVTMISSNIEEFRQQALVVPGPPKLKLHASPYTLQEVGSLINTIQAFKKSEFPRSQLYQIRSLLERGKQTAILNYRYFRVRLKPKQQQLLEDHFEQIWCTPKAEENKGNLAPWMSKLGDKNDSTLYETLWRDIVDLYPFIEPDSQLENNTLSTPSEVSGHD; encoded by the coding sequence ATGTCCTTGTCGACTATCAAAACTGACCTAAAACTTGCACTCACCTGGTGCTTAGCCTGGGGAGAAGAACAGCACCCTAAATATCATCGCCATCTCCTGGACACTTTTATCCAATCCAACGGTGAGGAGATTCCCGTAGAATTACAAGATATTGTCCAACAGGTTGAACAACTGCAAGCCATCCCCAGCGACGCAGAACCTGAAACCCTAATCGCCGTTCAGGAACTCGTTGGAGACATCTGGAACCAAACCACTCCTATTGGCCTCGTCTATGGGGGAGCAACTAAAATTAAACAGTATGTGTTCGACTCCGCTAACCTAATGGAGATTCGAGGCGCATCTGCCATTTTAGATCGCATTAACCTCATCGATATCCCTGCCTTTTTTGGCAAACAAAACCCTAATAATGACTTAGAAGACTACCGCAGTCCCCACAATTGGCTAAAACAACATGACCCTGAACTGGCCGATGCCTTAATTCCCCAACTTATTATTTACTCCACCGGAGGTAATGTCCTCGCCTTCTGTCCCGCCGCCTATACCCACCGTCTAGCGGATGCTATTGAAAAACGCTATACCCAAGAAACCTTAACCGCCAATAGTTGCGCCGTTGGTGAAACCTTCCGACTCTTAGAAATCCGGTTTGGCCTCTTTCAAGATAACCTCGACGCCACCCCCTGGTTCGATTGGTATCGAGATAACGCCAGCAATCCCCTGGTAGAGGCTTATTTCGGCAAAGCCACCCCCAATCAACAACGGGAGAACTTCTTTAACAGCAAAAGCTTCAACGAACTGACGCGCAAACTCGCCATCCGCTTTAACCAACGCCGCAGTGGCAATGATACCCCCTCCCGTGACACGACTCGCCGTTATCCACCCCACTTTGAGACACATCCTTACCTGATGCGGGATGATAACAATCGCATCTCTACCCTCGACACCATCGGTAAACTCCCAAGTCAACCTAAATTTTCCGAACCTCTGGCGCGGAAATACTTGATGGGACAACAGACGAAAGTTGAACGGAACAACCATCCTGACTGGTATCACAATTTAGGATTGGATTGGAATCCTGGTTATGTGGCTAGTTGGGTGGAAAAGTTTACTCAGTATCTCAACCATGAGTCTCGTCAACAGCGGTATTATCAAAATTGTCCCAATTCTTCGGTCACAGAAACTCGTAATGTTGAGGAAATTGCGAACGCTAGCGATGGATTTCTCAGTTTTATCTATGCCGATGGTAACAATATGGGGGGCTATATCCAGAAAATCAAAACCCCCGAAGAGTATTCGCAGTTTAGCGAACATATTTTTGAAGCAACAGAGAAGTCGGTTTATTATGCCTTGGCTAATCGTCTTCATCCCCATCAATTAAAAAACCTGAAAAAACAAGATAATCAGGATCGTAATGGCAACTGGGTTCACCCGTTTGAAATTATTACGATTGGCGGGGATGATGTGATGATTCTTGTTCCGGCTAATCAGGCGCTACAAATTGCTCAAGATATTGGGGAAAAATTTGAGGAGATTTTGGAACAGACGGGGCAATATCGTATTCCAGATGCGGTGAAGCCTTCTGCAAATCCTCACCGCGATCGCCGCCAACTTTCCTCATTCCGCAACAGCCAACTCAGTACATCAATTGGGGTGCTGACCACAAAATATGATACCCCAATTTACTATGCCAATCGCCTCGTTAATCAACTGCTTAAATCTGCCAAGAAATATGCAAAAAGCCTCAAGAAAGATAAGGGATACTTGGGAGGTACAATCGATATCTTAACCCTCAAATCTGTGACCATGATATCCTCTAATATTGAGGAATTTCGTCAGCAAGCCTTGGTCGTTCCTGGTCCACCGAAGCTCAAACTTCACGCTAGTCCCTATACTCTACAGGAAGTGGGGAGCCTGATTAACACAATTCAGGCGTTTAAGAAGTCTGAGTTTCCGCGATCGCAACTCTACCAAATTCGTAGTCTCCTCGAACGAGGCAAACAAACCGCGATCCTAAATTATCGCTACTTCCGCGTCCGCCTCAAGCCCAAACAGCAACAACTATTAGAAGACCACTTTGAACAGATTTGGTGTACCCCAAAAGCCGAAGAAAACAAAGGCAATCTAGCCCCATGGATGAGCAAACTAGGGGATAAAAATGATTCCACCCTCTATGAAACCCTTTGGCGGGATATCGTTGATTTATATCCCTTCATTGAACCTGATAGCCAGCTAGAGAATAACACCCTCTCAACACCATCGGAGGTATCGGGCCATGATTAA
- a CDS encoding RAMP superfamily CRISPR-associated protein, giving the protein MINLQSHQVGESLPLTATLNTALCVGAGGSSGSLADKPILRNARGQLLIPASQLKGRLRHECEKLARGLGWPVCQSPNPKTMCPQRAGLTDADFQRDAYRVEGDSRHHCLICQIFGNPSLPSQVEVNDLICHGAADTLPEVLRPGVTLNRRRLTAEDQKLYFLETSPANLNLEFQGSLYIYPQAPPYTKLLLSAALRHIHALGGSKSAGLGWLTWTTLPELDHVDWQGLRTGGVV; this is encoded by the coding sequence ATGATTAACCTACAATCCCACCAAGTTGGGGAATCCTTGCCGCTCACCGCCACCCTAAACACAGCACTTTGCGTTGGCGCTGGGGGATCGTCGGGTTCCCTGGCCGACAAACCCATCCTCCGCAATGCCCGAGGACAACTCCTTATCCCTGCCTCGCAACTGAAAGGACGCTTACGACATGAATGTGAAAAATTGGCGCGGGGACTCGGCTGGCCCGTCTGTCAATCTCCGAATCCAAAGACTATGTGTCCCCAACGAGCGGGTTTGACGGACGCCGATTTCCAACGCGATGCCTATCGTGTTGAGGGAGATTCCCGTCATCATTGTCTCATTTGCCAAATCTTCGGTAACCCCAGTTTACCGTCTCAAGTGGAGGTCAATGATCTCATCTGTCATGGGGCGGCTGATACCCTTCCCGAGGTGTTACGTCCTGGTGTCACCCTCAACCGCCGCCGTCTCACGGCCGAAGACCAAAAACTCTATTTCTTGGAAACATCCCCCGCCAATCTCAATTTGGAATTTCAGGGAAGTTTGTATATTTATCCCCAGGCCCCTCCTTATACGAAACTCCTCCTCAGTGCTGCCTTACGTCACATTCACGCCTTAGGGGGCAGTAAATCTGCGGGTTTGGGCTGGTTAACTTGGACCACTTTGCCTGAGTTGGATCATGTGGATTGGCAGGGGTTACGGACTGGAGGTGTGGTATGA
- the csx10 gene encoding type III-D CRISPR-associated RAMP protein Csx10, with amino-acid sequence MKQIQLTITAKSALAIGRKKPGSVSEAADFIAGSVIRGAIASHLLRSHPNPQQPEPGDDFSRLFVEEKAAIFHNAYLTLTPDSAVDLLPVTAVSAKAKPGFKPKGYGVFDTLIDRFCAEACGQLYDPNCPEAAKEGEGRVEPFSGFYVKTSQGYQTVSVPKRLLTRVGINRRRATAEEEILYSLEVLDDYRENGEPVVYRGGILLEDDSLADALSQFINQNCQRFRLGGSASRGLGRVEMQAKAVPWTSNLNQRLKQFNQLLQQRWQLWNSLYPGQSLPQRHYFTLNLQSDAILRQNWRRTTVITAEDLKQVTGVADDSLTLHNAYSSFDTVSGWNSAWGLMKDVELTTTKGGLYLFGTNRLETWSPALSQLEYKGVGDRTLEGFGQVKVCHPFHHVVRENAL; translated from the coding sequence ATGAAACAGATTCAACTGACGATTACAGCAAAATCTGCCCTCGCCATCGGTCGCAAAAAACCCGGTTCCGTGAGTGAGGCGGCGGACTTTATCGCGGGTTCCGTGATTCGTGGGGCGATCGCCAGTCATCTTTTGCGCAGTCACCCCAACCCGCAACAACCTGAACCGGGGGATGACTTTTCCCGCCTCTTTGTTGAGGAAAAGGCGGCAATTTTCCACAATGCTTATCTCACCCTAACCCCTGACTCAGCCGTTGACCTATTACCGGTCACTGCTGTTAGTGCCAAAGCCAAACCGGGCTTCAAACCCAAGGGATATGGGGTGTTCGACACCCTAATTGATCGCTTCTGCGCCGAGGCTTGTGGACAACTCTATGATCCTAACTGTCCCGAGGCGGCTAAGGAAGGCGAGGGACGAGTCGAACCCTTTAGCGGCTTCTATGTGAAGACGAGTCAGGGGTATCAAACTGTCTCAGTGCCGAAACGACTCCTGACTCGGGTGGGGATTAACCGCCGTCGCGCCACGGCGGAAGAAGAAATCCTCTACAGTTTGGAGGTTCTCGATGACTACCGAGAAAATGGTGAGCCTGTTGTTTATCGAGGTGGGATTCTCCTTGAGGATGATTCTCTAGCGGATGCTTTAAGCCAATTTATCAACCAAAATTGCCAAAGATTTCGACTCGGGGGAAGTGCTTCCCGAGGACTCGGTCGTGTTGAGATGCAGGCCAAGGCAGTCCCCTGGACATCGAATCTGAATCAGCGACTGAAACAGTTTAATCAACTGCTACAACAACGCTGGCAACTGTGGAACAGCCTCTATCCGGGGCAATCGCTCCCCCAGCGCCATTACTTCACCCTCAATCTACAATCTGATGCCATCTTGCGTCAAAATTGGCGGCGCACCACCGTCATCACGGCAGAGGATTTAAAACAGGTGACGGGGGTTGCTGATGATAGCTTAACGCTCCACAACGCCTACAGTAGTTTTGATACGGTCTCGGGTTGGAATTCCGCCTGGGGTTTAATGAAAGATGTGGAACTGACAACCACGAAAGGAGGATTATATTTGTTTGGGACGAATCGCCTGGAGACCTGGTCGCCGGCTCTGAGTCAGTTAGAATATAAAGGGGTTGGCGATCGCACCCTAGAAGGATTTGGACAGGTCAAGGTCTGTCATCCATTTCATCATGTCGTTCGGGAGAATGCTCTATGA
- the csx7 gene encoding type III CRISPR-associated RAMP protein Csx7 → MFDTFRNRLTLTGTLETVTALRVSSGRSLEPIGCDLPVIKDALGRPLIPGSSFKGALRSRLESFLRGVFSEVDESQLRHFVANPSNEAEWSITASEMRKFKTQYTDDRQLTEQILQNTDLISQVFGSPWLSSKFQVRDLTIENPAENWFGQYQERDGVAIDRDTETAAEGKLYDFQVVPAATPFEFKAVMENADPWELGLLMLGLHQFETEQIPLGGGRSRGLGIVRLHLNRMDWVNPSSPDELLRYLRNLVNDELDDYRLDDSQQQELKDQWMTAFLTELRQRLPQNRTPMNDVS, encoded by the coding sequence ATGTTTGATACATTCAGAAATCGACTCACCTTAACAGGAACCTTGGAAACCGTAACGGCTTTGCGGGTCAGTTCCGGTCGCTCCCTGGAACCGATTGGCTGCGATTTGCCCGTCATCAAAGATGCTCTAGGTCGTCCACTTATTCCCGGTTCTAGCTTCAAAGGTGCTTTGCGATCGCGTCTCGAAAGCTTCCTGCGGGGAGTATTTAGCGAGGTGGATGAGTCTCAACTCCGTCATTTTGTGGCTAATCCCAGTAATGAGGCAGAATGGTCAATTACGGCTTCAGAAATGCGGAAATTCAAGACTCAATATACCGATGATCGTCAACTCACGGAACAGATTCTGCAAAACACTGACTTGATTTCCCAGGTGTTCGGTTCTCCCTGGTTATCCAGTAAATTTCAGGTGCGAGATTTAACCATTGAGAATCCCGCTGAGAACTGGTTTGGACAATATCAAGAACGAGATGGAGTTGCCATCGATCGCGATACCGAAACCGCTGCTGAGGGGAAACTCTATGATTTCCAAGTCGTCCCTGCTGCTACGCCGTTTGAGTTCAAGGCAGTGATGGAAAATGCTGACCCCTGGGAATTAGGGTTGTTGATGTTGGGATTACACCAATTTGAAACCGAACAAATCCCCCTAGGAGGCGGGCGATCGCGAGGATTAGGGATTGTTCGCCTTCACCTAAATCGTATGGATTGGGTGAATCCGAGTTCCCCCGATGAACTTCTCAGGTATCTGCGAAATCTTGTCAATGACGAGTTAGATGACTATCGCTTAGATGACTCCCAACAACAGGAGTTGAAAGACCAATGGATGACGGCGTTCCTGACTGAACTGCGTCAGAGGTTACCGCAAAACAGAACACCCATGAATGATGTATCCTAG
- a CDS encoding Uma2 family endonuclease, with the protein MRIIRKPTDSSLSFHQFLENLPDEAGNYELVNGQIVRRLPTRKHDDIADAITDHLRRQIRQHQQNYHVSGRIFLRTETSSGVQQGRHPDVVVVDRHLWEGSPMAPSALLDPPQLVVEVVSTNWEDDYVDKFEEYQRFAIPEYWIVDYLAVGSRQYLGNPKEPTLFICTLQEDNTYNMTGYRWGDRVTSPSFPQLNLTVETLCNL; encoded by the coding sequence ATGAGGATTATCCGCAAACCCACTGATTCATCCTTGAGCTTTCATCAATTTCTGGAAAATCTTCCTGATGAGGCAGGGAATTATGAACTTGTCAATGGACAAATTGTGCGACGACTTCCGACTCGTAAACATGACGATATTGCCGATGCCATTACCGACCATCTAAGACGACAGATTCGGCAGCATCAACAGAACTATCACGTCTCCGGCCGTATCTTTCTAAGAACCGAAACCTCCAGCGGGGTGCAACAGGGACGACATCCCGATGTTGTGGTAGTGGATCGTCACCTTTGGGAAGGGTCTCCCATGGCTCCCTCGGCACTCCTAGACCCTCCTCAGCTTGTGGTAGAAGTCGTATCCACCAATTGGGAAGATGATTATGTGGATAAGTTTGAGGAGTACCAACGATTTGCTATCCCTGAGTATTGGATTGTGGACTATCTCGCCGTTGGGAGTCGCCAATATTTAGGAAATCCCAAGGAGCCAACCCTATTCATCTGCACCTTACAAGAGGATAACACTTACAACATGACGGGATATCGATGGGGCGATCGCGTCACCTCTCCCAGCTTCCCTCAACTCAACCTCACCGTTGAGACCCTATGTAATCTATAA
- a CDS encoding RAMP superfamily CRISPR-associated protein, whose protein sequence is MHKRLVNHCTLDFSIHPVGPLLVKAGKEGADPTKPDMEFVETYHAGGRSIYLPGSSLKGAIRAHAERIVRTVGGDKRPSGGKSGLWANDPLNDNYDYLEKKTPCEIYRQSSFTDQIFGNTALASRLRIEDAYPNRDHPLKLEERNGVAIDRVFGSVAVGPFNYQICTDGEFRSKIHLKNFTLAQLALIGLVLRDLDQGWFGLGFGKSRGLGTVEVQFNSAQVSYPGCILQDGHIQMLGSSKRWTITKLLGVGEFLTDNPYGFPEDDEVRVSVGGKEMDLGVGVQLTWQGAAQVKEIFMEAMPKWRELLGGVAA, encoded by the coding sequence ATGCACAAGCGACTTGTCAACCACTGCACCCTGGACTTCAGTATTCATCCGGTGGGTCCTCTGCTCGTTAAAGCGGGTAAAGAAGGGGCCGATCCCACCAAACCGGATATGGAATTTGTCGAAACCTATCACGCCGGGGGGCGATCGATTTATCTTCCCGGAAGTAGCCTCAAGGGAGCCATTCGCGCTCATGCTGAGCGAATTGTTCGCACCGTAGGAGGAGATAAACGTCCCTCCGGAGGAAAATCGGGTCTCTGGGCCAATGACCCCCTTAACGATAACTACGATTATCTTGAGAAGAAAACACCCTGCGAAATCTATCGCCAATCCTCCTTTACGGATCAGATTTTTGGCAACACGGCCCTCGCCAGTCGCCTGAGAATCGAAGATGCCTATCCCAATCGAGACCATCCCTTGAAACTTGAAGAACGCAATGGTGTGGCGATCGACCGTGTCTTTGGATCTGTTGCCGTCGGACCCTTTAACTACCAAATTTGTACCGATGGAGAATTTCGCAGCAAAATCCATCTGAAAAACTTTACCTTGGCCCAACTTGCTTTGATTGGCTTAGTCCTGCGAGACCTGGATCAAGGCTGGTTTGGATTGGGGTTTGGTAAATCTCGGGGACTGGGGACAGTTGAAGTTCAATTCAACTCAGCCCAAGTTAGTTATCCTGGTTGTATTCTTCAAGATGGGCATATTCAAATGTTGGGGTCTAGCAAACGTTGGACAATCACTAAACTGTTGGGGGTGGGTGAATTTCTCACGGATAATCCCTATGGGTTTCCCGAAGACGATGAAGTGAGAGTTTCGGTAGGAGGGAAAGAGATGGACTTGGGCGTTGGAGTCCAGTTAACCTGGCAAGGGGCTGCACAGGTTAAAGAGATATTCATGGAAGCCATGCCAAAATGGCGGGAGTTGTTAGGAGGAGTGGCAGCATGA
- a CDS encoding RAMP superfamily CRISPR-associated protein translates to MSPSRPQPPNKKNSAEKPYSIVPFPRQRPSLDTPKYHGHEKYHEQQKRRSGRLHLKLIVKNAVHISTGVMVLGEDIEQPEYEILKTMLRGHDQHLLLPASSLKGVVRSIHEAITNSTLGVVSSFARKKGWIPQQRSLNPKKVHQLCLSSRLFGAMNWQGVVHFQDARCQTDEFKVKFLPSLYKPEAEIFNEKIDRKDLNEEYFDMSSRKIKGRKFYYHFSHPINEAEKGVVETGVSAQQALAEYVFTTQIRYHSLTPAELGSIFAALGLDRQYGFYLKVGAGKPIGFGTVEVKITEIEQPQSMSDRYRSYNAEPEVITGDALTQFIETSLTESHQQNLIDSQQLQQIAQILSYPSQRKPTLEY, encoded by the coding sequence ATGTCTCCATCACGCCCTCAACCTCCCAACAAGAAAAACTCAGCAGAAAAACCCTATAGTATTGTTCCCTTTCCTAGACAGCGTCCATCCCTAGATACACCAAAGTATCACGGTCATGAGAAGTATCACGAGCAGCAAAAGCGCCGCAGTGGACGCTTGCATCTCAAACTAATTGTGAAAAATGCCGTTCATATCTCCACAGGTGTGATGGTTCTGGGGGAGGATATCGAGCAACCAGAATACGAGATTCTCAAAACCATGCTTCGCGGTCATGACCAACATTTACTACTGCCAGCATCATCACTCAAGGGTGTCGTGCGTAGTATTCATGAAGCCATCACCAATAGTACATTGGGGGTCGTCAGCTCATTTGCTCGTAAGAAAGGATGGATTCCTCAACAGCGCAGTTTAAATCCCAAGAAAGTTCATCAGCTTTGCCTATCCAGCCGTTTATTCGGGGCGATGAACTGGCAGGGAGTTGTCCATTTTCAAGATGCTCGCTGTCAAACGGATGAGTTCAAGGTTAAGTTCCTACCATCTCTTTACAAACCAGAAGCGGAAATTTTCAACGAAAAAATAGACCGTAAAGACTTGAATGAAGAATACTTTGATATGTCATCTCGTAAAATTAAAGGTCGCAAATTCTATTATCATTTCTCACACCCAATCAATGAAGCGGAGAAAGGTGTTGTGGAAACAGGTGTTTCAGCTCAGCAAGCACTCGCAGAGTATGTATTTACGACCCAAATTCGCTATCACAGTTTGACTCCTGCTGAATTAGGATCTATCTTTGCGGCACTTGGTTTAGATAGACAATATGGTTTCTATCTCAAGGTGGGGGCAGGAAAACCGATTGGTTTTGGAACTGTCGAGGTTAAAATCACTGAAATTGAACAACCCCAATCGATGAGCGATCGCTATCGCAGCTATAACGCCGAACCTGAAGTGATTACTGGTGACGCATTAACACAATTTATTGAAACGTCTTTAACAGAGTCGCACCAGCAAAATCTCATTGACTCCCAACAACTGCAACAGATTGCTCAAATCCTATCCTATCCCAGCCAACGTAAACCTACACTTGAGTACTAA